From Pantoea vagans:
AAAGGTATCAGAAACGGCCGCATTGAGCCGCTCTGCGGCTGCGGTCAGGCCCGCAGATTCGCTCTTTTCTTTCTCTGAAGCATCAACATACTGCGTCAAAGCCTGACGCTGCTGCGCAAGGGTAGTGATGACATTTTGCGTAACGGCATTGATCGCTGGCTGATTAAAACTGTCCAGTTGCTCACTCAGCGTGTTAATGGCGGTGTACTCCTCAATAACCGCATCTCTGCTGGCTGCTGTGGGCTTATCAAGAAACGCTTTTTCAATATTTGAGGCATCGAACAGCGCGGCGGCCAGTTTCATGACCGGCAGCGCGGCGTCGGGCGCCATAGCCATATCGAGTAATTCAGACTGATGAGCCAGACCGATCAGCGCGCCCGGTTTAATGGCAGCAAAGGCGGCAGATGTTACCTCCGCAGATGCCACAAACTTCTGGCGCTGACTCTGATAATCATTAAGTAACTGGCCCATCAGCGTGATTTTTTGCTGACCTTCATCATCCCATTTAAATCCACTCAGTCGTTGATAAAGGGTATCCAGCTCCTTAAGTGCCTGAACGTTCTTCGCGGCAAATTCAGGATTTTTGGTGTACTGGTAAAGCGTGCGATTAAGACGTGCCTTGCTTAACGTATTGACCATTTCCACGGTTGTCGTGCGGCGTGCAGAGTTGTCTTTAATACTGCGGAAACAGTCAAAAGCGATAAAGGTTATGGCGAGAGACGCCGCGATGACGACGATAAAACCGACGCCAAGTTTTTTCCCGATTTTAATACTGGAAATGCGTTGAGCAAGGCCCATGAGGTTCACCTTTATTGAGGTTCAAAAGCAGACAAAAGAAATTCAAATAATTTATTCCTGATCTTTTTATCGTCAGCTTCTGATAATACTTTAAAGCTATTTATTATTTATTCAGTAATCTTACTAATTAGAACTCCATTGTTTTGCGATGTAATTATCTGCCTGCTAATTGATATATTTTATATTTAAATGATTGATTGATATGGATTATTTAAAAAAATGGTTAGCATGCGAGAGGCTTTACAGTACCTGAATAAATATTTATTGATTTTGATCAATTAAATGACTGATGAAAATTCGCCTGAAAATACTCAGGTGATTTTAAAGATAAACTTATCAATAAAATGACACTTTCAGAGGCTGTTCGGCCGTTAACGAACCGCTGCGGAAACTACTATTATTTCGCCAGCGCCAGCAGACCTGCCCCATGTTCTTGCTCTGCAACATCTCACTCCCCCGATTAAAAAGCGGAGAAACCTCTTCATTGCCATATTCCGGCTAAATAATCCCGGTTTTAGCATTTGTGATCGCCGTCGGTCTTCACTGAGAATGACAACAGAACGTTACGAGGATGATAAAAGCACTGAAGCCCGCTGCTTCTCTGGCTTCCGGTGCTGACAACAGATCGCGATAACTTTTCCCTCTGGGGGGAACATTTTAACTATCAGGAGAAAGGTTCCAGTGAAATATATAAAAGGAATGACCCTTTTTGCCCTCGCGCTTAGTGCGCACGCCAGTTTTGCAGCCGAACCTTCAGTGCCTGCTGAAAGCAGCTTACATGTCAAAGCCGATCCGGCGCTGAAAAGCCTGATACCCGCGGATATCCTTAAGCGTGGCTATATTGTGGCGGGTACTAACCCGAACACGCCGCCCACCACCTTCTATAAAGAAGACAACAAAACGTTGGCTGGTCGTGAAATCGACATCATGAATGCGGTCGGCGAGCGTCTGGGCATCACCGTTCAGTGGCGCGACACCGGCGGCTTCGACAATATTATTCCCGGCCTGAAGACCGGACGTTACGACGTGGCGCTGTCAAACATCAATGCCACGCCGACCCGTCTGAAACAGATCGACTTTGTCGGTTATTACAACGCCAGCCTGCTGGGCATTATTTCCCGCAAAGACGCTGATATCCCGCCCTTTAAATCCCTCAGCGATGTGTGTGGCAAAGAGGTGGGCGCCGGCTCCGGTACGACTCAGGTGACGCGGCTGGAAGAGGCCAGCAAAGCCTGTGAAGCCGCCGGTAAGCAGCCCATCAAGGTAGCGATATTCCCGGATCGTCCGGCGGGCGTGCAGGCTGTAGTCAGCGGTCGCGTTCCCTTGTTCCTCGGTCCTTATGAAGGGCTGTTGTGGCAGACCAAAGTGATCAAACCGCTGACCATGAGCGGTGAAATCACCGTGAATGATGCACCGGTCTCTGTCGCTTTCCCGAAAGACTCGCCGCTGGAGCCAGCCGTACAGGCGGCACTGAATTCGTTAATCAAAGATGGCAGCTACCGGAAAATCCTCGATAACTGGGGAATCGGTTTTGGTGCCGTGACCGAAGCCCGACGCAACGAAGAGATCTTTAAATGAGAGAAACTCCGGACCACACCGACGACCTGAAAATCGTCGGTAAACGCTACTACGGTCGCTGGCTGAGTGCGCTGGTGGTGCTGTTATGCGTGGTGGCGATGGCGCATTCGATGATTAACAATCCGCGCTTTGAATGGCAGGTGATTGCAGAGAACTTCACTGCGCCCTCCATTCTGCAGGGTGTGTTAATGACGCTGCAGCTCACGGCCATCTCGGTGGTGCTGGGATTCGCTTTTGGCACGGTGCTGGCACTGATGCGCCTCTCTTCTAACCCGGTGCTGGTGGCGGTGAGCTGGGCTTACACCTGGTTTTTCCGCGGAGTGCCGATGCTGGTGCAGCTGTTTCTCTGGTACAACATCGCCGCGCTCTATCCCCGCATCGCGCTGTCGATTCCGGGATTGGGCGAACTCTGGAGCGCGCAGTCCAATGCGCTGGTGAGTCCGTTTAGCGCGGCGGTGATCGCGCTGGTGATGCATCAGTCTGCCTATGCCGCAGAAATTGTGCGTGCTGGTATCCAGAGTGTGGGCAATGGACAGATTGAAGCGGCTCGCGCCCTGGGATATCGCCCGGCGCAGATTTTCCGTCACACCGTTTTACCGCAGGCGATGCGCGCCATTATGCCGCCAGCGGGCAATGAGATTATCGGCCAGCTAAAAACCACCGCAGTGGTGTCGGTGATCTCTCTGCAGGATGTGCTGTTTTCGGCGCAGATTATTTATCAGCGCACCTATGAAGTGATCCCGCTGCTGCTGGTCGCAACCTTGTGGTATCTGCTGATGACCTCTGTGCTCTCTGTCGGCCAGTACTATGTCGAGCGCTACTTTGGTCGCGGTGTGACGCGGCGAGAAAAGCGCAGCCTGCTGTCATCACTCCCGCGCTTTTCACTGCCGAAAACGCAAAGGAGCGTGAGCAATGGCTGAAGCAATCGCACTGCGCAAAGTCACCAAGCGCTTCTCCGGTGTCACCATTCTCGACGAGGTTAATCTCGATATTCCTGCCGGATCGGTGACCGTAATTCTGGGGCCATCGGGTTCCGGTAAATCCACGCTGCTGCGCTGTATTAATCATCTTGAAAAGCTGGATGGCGGCACGATCCGCATCGGCGGCCAGATGGTGGGATACCGGCAAAAAGGCCAGGCGCTGCACGAACTCAGCAGCAGTGCTATTGCCCGCCAGCGGGCGGAAATTGGCATGGTTTTTCAGCAGTTCAACCTGTTTCCGCACCGCACTGTGCTACAGAACATTACGGATGCGCCGATGCGGGTGAAAAAGCAGAGCCGTCATCAGGCCACGACCAAAGCGCTGGCGCTGCTGAAGCAGGTGGGGCTGTCAGGCCGCGAAGATGAGTGGCCGCAGAACCTCTCCGGTGGTCAGCAGCAGCGGGTGGCAATTGCCCGCGCGCTGGCGATGGATCCCGGCGTCATGCTGTTTGATGAACCGACCTCGGCACTTGACCCTGAGCTGGTAGGGGAAGTGCTGCAGGTGATTAAGCAGCTGGCGCACTCCGGTATCACCATGGTGGTGGTCACGCATGAGATCGGCTTTGCCCGCGAAGTTGCCGACAACATCGTATTTATGGAGAGCGGCAGAATTGTGGCAGCGGGTCCGACGCAGCAGGTCCTCGACGATCCGGACAACGGGCGTGTCAGAAACTTTATTGCAACGGTGCTTTAGGCGCAGTTTCAGACTGCTGACAAACCCAAATCAGGGTGAGTCTGGCAGCAATGAATAAGCTCAATGCGCAGGGAACACGGTCAGAGGAGGAAAGCGTCCCGCGCCACGGACAAAAACGCCGGGAGCGTTTTTGAACAACGCAATGCGTTGGCCCGGTTACGGGCGCACCTCAGGGATGAGGTGCGTAATCGCGCGGGCCGAGCGGGCCATGGATGGCGGTTTTTGCGTCTTTCCGATCTGACCGTGTTCCCTTCGCTGGCTCGCACTTACCGCTACCGGGCCGGACTTTATCAACAATCTCCAACGGTGCTCTGAGCACCGTTTCTTTTTTGGTAATCAGGAATCAGCATGACCCAGAAACCGGTAATGCACAGCGCCCACTGGGGCGCTTTTCACGTCCAGCACAGGGACGATCAACTGCTGATTGAGCCGTTCCACCGCGATCCCGATCCCAGCCCGCTGTTGCAAAACTTCCGTCATGCACTCAATCATCCGGCGCGTGTCGCGCAGCCGATGATACGGCGTGGCTGGCTGGAAAACGGGCCAGGCCCGGATCAGCGTCGTGGTGCTGATGAGTATGTCGCGGTCAGTTGGGAAGAGGCCAGTCAGCGGGTGGCGCAGGAACTCAAGCGGGTTAGTGAAGCATACGGCCCGGAAGGCATCTTTGGCGGATCGTACGGCTGGTCAAGCGCAGGCCGTTTTCATCATGCGCAAAGCCAGGTGCACCGATTTCTGAACACCACGCTGGGCGGTTATGTCCGTTCGGTCAACAGCTACAGTTCCGGCGCGGCATCTGTCCTGCTGCCACACATTGTCGGTGACATGAACGAGATCGCCCGACGCGGCGTGAGCTGGGAGGAAATCGCCGCGCACAGCGAGGTGGTGCTGGCGTTTGGCGGCCTGGCGCTGAAAAATGCGCAGGTGGCCAGCGGCGGCCTGAGCGAACACACCGAGCGCGGTTTTATGCAGCGAGCGGCACAGCGCGGAACGCGGTTTATCTCAGTGAGCCCGCTGAAAAGCGATCTGCCTGAGGAGGCGCAGGGCGAGTGGCTGGCGCTGCGGCCCGGCACGGATGCGGCGTTTATGCTGGGTCTGCTGGCGGTGCTGATTACAGAAAAGTTAACCGACGAGGCGTTTCTGGCGCGTTACTGTGTCGGCTGGCCACAGATGGTCGCTTACATTCGCGGTGAAGAGGATGGCATAGTCCGTGACGCGCACTGGGCGGCTGAAATCTGCGGCGTCAGCAGCGATCTGATCGGCCAGTTTGCACGGCAGCTGCACGGTAAGCGTGTACTGGTGACTGTGGCTCATGCTTTGCAGCGTGCCGAGCATGGCGAACAGCCGGTGTGGCTCGGCCTGGTGCTGGCGGCGGCGCTCGGACAGCCTGGACTGCCCGGCGGTGGATATACCTATGCACTGGGTGCGCTGGGCCATTATGGCAAGCATCATAATCTGGTCAGCTTTCCGGCCCTGCCGCAGGGTAAAAATAGCATTG
This genomic window contains:
- a CDS encoding molybdopterin-dependent oxidoreductase — protein: MTQKPVMHSAHWGAFHVQHRDDQLLIEPFHRDPDPSPLLQNFRHALNHPARVAQPMIRRGWLENGPGPDQRRGADEYVAVSWEEASQRVAQELKRVSEAYGPEGIFGGSYGWSSAGRFHHAQSQVHRFLNTTLGGYVRSVNSYSSGAASVLLPHIVGDMNEIARRGVSWEEIAAHSEVVLAFGGLALKNAQVASGGLSEHTERGFMQRAAQRGTRFISVSPLKSDLPEEAQGEWLALRPGTDAAFMLGLLAVLITEKLTDEAFLARYCVGWPQMVAYIRGEEDGIVRDAHWAAEICGVSSDLIGQFARQLHGKRVLVTVAHALQRAEHGEQPVWLGLVLAAALGQPGLPGGGYTYALGALGHYGKHHNLVSFPALPQGKNSIDRFIPVARIADMLLNPGTKFDYNGRQLTYPHIRLAYWAGGNPFHHHQDLARLRQAFCQLDTLIVHESAWTATARHADIVLPATMTLEREDIGGAPTDRHLIAMQPVAEPYAQARDDYTIFRDLARRLGREAAFSEGRDARGWLQHLYGQLQEKLAAHQVQTPDFSQFWQQGVLELPQLKNGGRMINAFRADPDAAPLPTPGGKIEIFSATIASFGYENCPGHPVWREPQQKPSADYPFWLIANQPATRLHSQLDFGDYSQRSKRGGREVCSLNRDDAAAQAIADGDIIELFNARGHVLASARLTDTIMPGVVQLPTGAWYDPVEPAAARPLCRHGNPNVLTMDIGTSSLTQGCSGQITVVQVRKFAGEVTPVQAFVPPR
- a CDS encoding amino acid ABC transporter ATP-binding protein; its protein translation is MAEAIALRKVTKRFSGVTILDEVNLDIPAGSVTVILGPSGSGKSTLLRCINHLEKLDGGTIRIGGQMVGYRQKGQALHELSSSAIARQRAEIGMVFQQFNLFPHRTVLQNITDAPMRVKKQSRHQATTKALALLKQVGLSGREDEWPQNLSGGQQQRVAIARALAMDPGVMLFDEPTSALDPELVGEVLQVIKQLAHSGITMVVVTHEIGFAREVADNIVFMESGRIVAAGPTQQVLDDPDNGRVRNFIATVL
- a CDS encoding ABC transporter substrate-binding protein yields the protein MKYIKGMTLFALALSAHASFAAEPSVPAESSLHVKADPALKSLIPADILKRGYIVAGTNPNTPPTTFYKEDNKTLAGREIDIMNAVGERLGITVQWRDTGGFDNIIPGLKTGRYDVALSNINATPTRLKQIDFVGYYNASLLGIISRKDADIPPFKSLSDVCGKEVGAGSGTTQVTRLEEASKACEAAGKQPIKVAIFPDRPAGVQAVVSGRVPLFLGPYEGLLWQTKVIKPLTMSGEITVNDAPVSVAFPKDSPLEPAVQAALNSLIKDGSYRKILDNWGIGFGAVTEARRNEEIFK
- a CDS encoding amino acid ABC transporter permease — protein: MRETPDHTDDLKIVGKRYYGRWLSALVVLLCVVAMAHSMINNPRFEWQVIAENFTAPSILQGVLMTLQLTAISVVLGFAFGTVLALMRLSSNPVLVAVSWAYTWFFRGVPMLVQLFLWYNIAALYPRIALSIPGLGELWSAQSNALVSPFSAAVIALVMHQSAYAAEIVRAGIQSVGNGQIEAARALGYRPAQIFRHTVLPQAMRAIMPPAGNEIIGQLKTTAVVSVISLQDVLFSAQIIYQRTYEVIPLLLVATLWYLLMTSVLSVGQYYVERYFGRGVTRREKRSLLSSLPRFSLPKTQRSVSNG